In Nicotiana tabacum cultivar K326 chromosome 17, ASM71507v2, whole genome shotgun sequence, one DNA window encodes the following:
- the LOC142171479 gene encoding uncharacterized protein LOC142171479: MGSDELNAMAEQQLLSMGFPQDLAVEALTATGGDIVKATDWILHKDSCNFNPKSVSPSTTDEHSSPPPFQPKIDRFFQFQSKPLTPTFISTLKHTVTTKGVATREEEVEEDYEPQLTKRPKLVVESEQEKKKKPPHEPLSERMRPRTLDEVVGQDHILAPRSLLRSAIDCGRLPSLLLWGPPGTGKTSIARAIVNTCSASENNTYRFVSLSAVTSGVKDVRDAVDEARRLKKKSNKRTILFIDEVHRFNKAQQDSFLPVIEDGSVIFMGATTENPSFHLITPLLSRCRVLTLNPLKPQHIASLLRRAATDCNKGLCCSMGEMLKIEVNDECVEFLSDNCDGDARVALNALEISATTAAARSQMARGSNRELESAVITLGDVKEAMQCKHLAYDRAGDEHYNLISALHKSMRGSDADASIYWLARMLEGGEEPLYIARRLVRFASEDVGLADPSALCQAVACYQACHFIGMPECNVILAQCIAYLALAPKSISVYRALGAAQKVVRESVGQNEGVPLHLRNAPTKLMKDLGYGKDYIYPPDNPNSSSQTYLPPSLQGYKFLDWPNVAANDRR, encoded by the coding sequence ATGGGGAGCGACGAACTGAACGCGATGGCTGAGCAGCAGCTTCTGAGCATGGGCTTTCCGCAAGACTTAGCCGTCGAAGCTCTGACGGCAACCGGCGGCGATATCGTCAAAGCTACCGACTGGATTCTCCACAAAGATTCTTGCAATTTCAACCCAAAATCTGTGTCTCCTTCTACTACCGATGAACATTCGTCCCCTCCTCCATTTCAGCCCAAAATCGATCGGTTCTTTCAGTTCCAATCCAAACCCCTAACCCCTACCTTTATATCAACTCTTAAACACACTGTTACTACAAAGGGGGTGGCGACCcgcgaagaagaagtagaagaagattATGAACCCCAACTAACAAAGCGTCCTAAATTAGTAGTAGAATctgaacaagaaaagaaaaagaaaccccCTCACGAACCCTTATCCGAACGAATGCGACCTCGTACCCTAGACGAGGTTGTTGGTCAAGACCACATTTTGGCGCCAAGATCCCTTCTCCGATCAGCCATTGACTGCGGTCGTCTCCCTTCACTACTCTTGTGGGGTCCACCTGGTACCGGCAAAACCTCCATTGCTCGAGCCATAGTCAACACTTGCTCTGCTTCTGAAAATAATACTTATCGGTTTGTCTCCTTATCGGCTGTCACTTCGGGGGTTAAGGATGTTAGAGATGCTGTTGACGAGGCGAGAAGATTGAAAAAGAAGAGCAACAAGAGGACTATTTTGTTCATTGATGAAGTTCACAGGTTCAACAAGGCCCAACAAGATTCCTTTTTGCCGGTTATTGAAGATGGCAGTGTTATTTTCATGGGAGCAACTACTGAAAACCCTTCATTTCATTTGATTACGCCGTTATTGTCTAGGTGCAGAGTTTTGACTCTCAATCCCTTAAAACCCCAACATATTGCTTCCCTCCTCAGGCGTGCCGCAACTGATTGTAACAAGGGGCTGTGTTGTTCTATGGGTGAGATGTTGAAAATTGAAGTGAATGATGAGTGTGTAGAGTTTCTTTCAGACAATTGTGATGGAGATGCTAGGGTGGCATTGAATGCTTTGGAAATTTCAGCTACCACTGCTGCTGCACGGTCGCAAATGGCGAGAGGATCAAACAGGGAGTTAGAGTCCGCAGTTATAACTCTGGGTGATGTAAAAGAAGCAATGCAGTGTAAGCATTTGGCTTATGACAGAGCAGGGGATGAACATTATAATCTTATCAGCGCGCTTCACAAATCTATGAGAGGAAGTGACGCTGACGCTTCCATTTATTGGCTGGCGAGAATGCTGGAAGGGGGTGAAGAGCCTCTCTACATAGCGCGTAGGCTAGTCAGGTTTGCTAGTGAAGATGTGGGGTTAGCTGATCCATCGGCTCTTTGCCAGGCGGTTGCTTGCTACCAAGCTTGCCATTTTATTGGCATGCCCGAGTGCAATGTTATCCTCGCTCAGTGTATTGCTTATTTGGCCTTGGCTCCCAAGTCTATTTCTGTCTATAGAGCACTAGGGGCAGCTCAAAAAGTGGTAAGAGAATCGGTTGGACAAAATGAAGGGGTGCCCCTTCATCTTAGGAATGCACCAACTAAGCTAATGAAGGATCTTGGTTATGGGAAGGACTATATTTATCCTCCTGACAATCCAAACTCATCATCCCAGACTTATTTGCCACCATCTCTTCAAGGTTATAAGTTTCTCGACTGGCCAAACGTTGCAGCAAATGATCGACGATGA